One Marinifilum sp. JC120 genomic window carries:
- a CDS encoding phosphatidate cytidylyltransferase produces the protein MPLSSLQKRIITSLLLVAALATALIMGGHVLTGGLAIFCTIALHEFYAMFWQDSSHLASRIVGMAAGAGIILTSAAVSPVWMLLIMLGAFWLFNFRFLFSFSAKPDQATYHDSLVLFAGLVYIPVTMQFMTSMSSWEILFVLLAASSSDTAAFYAGTFFGKKKIWPQISPKKSWAGSMGGFSGCILCCTLYGYFFGHAPVLYWMGLAAMLNIASQMGDFFESALKRKLQIKDSGKILPGHGGVLDRIDSLVLALPVYILARQIHSFF, from the coding sequence ATGCCTTTAAGCAGCCTTCAGAAACGAATCATCACCTCCCTGCTCTTAGTTGCAGCTCTTGCCACAGCCCTCATAATGGGCGGCCATGTTTTAACCGGCGGGCTGGCTATTTTCTGTACCATCGCCCTTCACGAATTTTATGCCATGTTCTGGCAGGACAGTTCACATCTAGCTTCAAGGATAGTGGGTATGGCTGCCGGAGCAGGAATAATCCTGACATCCGCAGCGGTCTCCCCGGTCTGGATGCTTTTGATTATGCTGGGGGCTTTCTGGCTGTTCAACTTCCGCTTCCTGTTTTCATTCAGCGCAAAGCCTGATCAGGCCACCTACCATGACAGTCTGGTTCTCTTTGCCGGATTGGTTTACATTCCCGTGACTATGCAGTTCATGACTTCCATGAGCAGCTGGGAAATTCTTTTCGTACTTCTTGCAGCCTCTTCTTCAGATACGGCTGCTTTTTATGCCGGGACTTTCTTCGGCAAAAAGAAAATATGGCCTCAGATCAGCCCCAAGAAATCATGGGCCGGATCAATGGGTGGATTTTCCGGATGCATACTCTGCTGCACCCTGTACGGCTATTTTTTCGGACATGCCCCGGTTCTATACTGGATGGGCCTCGCGGCAATGCTTAACATTGCATCCCAGATGGGTGATTTTTTTGAGTCCGCCCTTAAACGCAAACTTCAAATCAAAGATTCCGGAAAAATCCTTCCGGGACACGGTGGAGTTCTGGACCGCATCGACAGTCTCGTGCTTGCTCTTCCTGTATATATTCTGGCAAGACAGATTCACTCTTTCTTCTAA
- a CDS encoding 1-deoxy-D-xylulose-5-phosphate reductoisomerase — translation MQTYISPWPAKATLPDFPRSISILGSTGSIGTSTLKVIEQHPDLFKVTALAGARNAKLLAEQAIKHRPQYLAVLNDEAAAELKGLLPADYKPEILTGPAAYITLSELDEVSLVLSSIVGAAGFEPTLAAAKKGKMIALANKESLVLGGHIIRDACHRTGATILPVDSEHNALFQGLAGHDGEEVSRLILTASGGPFRGKSKEFLETVTRDQALAHPNWDMGAKISIDSATLMNKGLEFIEACHLYGLPPEQVDVVVHPQSIIHSLVEYVDGSQLGHLGVPDMQIPIAFCMCFPQRVPLKLKPLNLAEVGTLTFEKPDLEVFPCLKHAADSFSAGQSHPIVLNAANEIAVDLFLKEKIRFLDIPAIIGRALEAHSGCDVSEAGAVLELDIKTRRDVMDSIV, via the coding sequence TTGCAAACATATATTTCTCCATGGCCGGCAAAAGCAACATTACCGGATTTCCCCAGATCAATTTCTATTCTGGGCAGCACCGGCTCTATCGGAACCAGCACCCTCAAAGTAATTGAGCAGCACCCGGACCTTTTCAAAGTAACCGCTCTTGCCGGAGCCAGAAATGCAAAACTGCTGGCTGAACAGGCTATCAAGCATCGCCCCCAGTATCTCGCTGTGCTCAATGATGAAGCAGCCGCAGAACTGAAAGGCCTTCTGCCTGCTGACTACAAACCGGAAATACTGACCGGCCCAGCTGCGTACATTACTCTTTCCGAGCTTGATGAAGTTTCGCTGGTGCTCTCCTCCATCGTGGGAGCAGCCGGTTTTGAACCCACTCTCGCCGCCGCAAAAAAGGGTAAAATGATCGCACTTGCCAACAAGGAATCCCTTGTACTCGGCGGTCATATCATCCGTGATGCCTGCCATCGCACAGGCGCAACCATCCTTCCGGTGGATTCCGAACACAACGCCCTCTTTCAGGGACTGGCCGGACATGACGGAGAGGAAGTAAGCAGGTTGATCCTGACCGCTTCAGGAGGACCTTTCCGTGGCAAATCAAAAGAATTTCTCGAAACAGTAACCCGTGATCAAGCACTGGCCCATCCCAACTGGGATATGGGTGCAAAAATCAGCATTGATTCCGCGACCCTCATGAACAAAGGGCTGGAATTTATTGAAGCCTGCCATCTCTACGGCCTTCCGCCCGAACAGGTGGACGTAGTGGTTCATCCGCAATCCATTATTCACTCTTTAGTGGAATACGTGGACGGTTCGCAACTAGGACATCTCGGTGTGCCGGACATGCAGATCCCCATTGCATTCTGCATGTGCTTTCCCCAGCGAGTCCCATTGAAACTCAAACCGCTGAACCTAGCGGAAGTAGGAACTCTGACCTTTGAAAAGCCGGACCTCGAAGTTTTCCCCTGCCTGAAGCATGCGGCGGATTCTTTTTCGGCCGGACAGAGCCACCCCATCGTGCTCAACGCAGCCAATGAAATAGCTGTAGACCTTTTCCTGAAAGAAAAGATCCGCTTTCTGGACATTCCGGCCATCATTGGCAGGGCACTGGAAGCCCATTCCGGATGTGATGTAAGCGAAGCTGGCGCGGTTCTAGAACTGGACATCAAAACCAGACGGGATGTGATGGACTCCATCGTCTAA
- the rseP gene encoding RIP metalloprotease RseP: MSWIVDFILVLGGLIFFHELGHFLAARMLGIGVKTFSLGFGPRLAGFTWGATNYRLSLIPLGGYVSLAGEERDMNEDNGFNEKELFMNRPPWHRMIVVAAGPIFNFVLAWLIFWGIILSNGQMGLAPKVGQLQPGSPAMKAGIEVGDNVLSIEGHKIVFWSDLAETIQTSQSDTLDFIIDRDGNVKDISVKPQIQELKNIFGETIRRPVVGIVASGDSKTVEMDGMDGAVAAAEQTWNVTKLICTSIVKMVERVVPMDSIGGPIMIAQAIKQQSERGLLELLQFTAFISINLGLLNLLPIPVLDGGHLLFFSLETILRKPLNEKLQGAATRVGLLLLLCLMAFAIFNDIVRTLSSK; encoded by the coding sequence ATGTCTTGGATAGTTGATTTTATTCTGGTCCTCGGCGGACTGATTTTCTTCCACGAACTTGGACACTTCCTTGCGGCCCGCATGCTCGGCATCGGCGTAAAGACCTTTTCTTTGGGCTTCGGCCCAAGATTGGCCGGTTTTACATGGGGAGCAACCAACTACCGTCTCTCCCTGATTCCCCTTGGCGGCTATGTAAGCCTAGCCGGGGAAGAACGGGATATGAACGAGGACAACGGGTTCAACGAAAAAGAACTTTTCATGAACCGTCCGCCGTGGCACCGTATGATAGTGGTTGCGGCAGGTCCTATATTCAACTTTGTCCTTGCATGGCTTATTTTCTGGGGAATTATCCTCAGCAACGGACAGATGGGACTGGCTCCCAAAGTAGGCCAATTGCAACCGGGCAGCCCGGCCATGAAGGCCGGTATTGAAGTCGGAGATAATGTCCTTTCCATTGAGGGGCACAAAATTGTGTTCTGGTCTGACCTTGCGGAAACAATCCAGACCAGCCAGTCCGACACCCTTGATTTCATCATTGACCGCGACGGCAACGTCAAAGACATTTCCGTCAAACCGCAGATTCAAGAACTTAAGAATATTTTCGGCGAAACCATCCGCAGACCTGTTGTTGGCATTGTGGCTTCAGGGGATTCCAAAACCGTTGAAATGGACGGAATGGATGGAGCTGTTGCCGCAGCGGAACAGACCTGGAACGTAACCAAACTGATCTGCACCAGCATCGTCAAGATGGTTGAACGGGTCGTGCCCATGGATTCTATCGGCGGGCCAATCATGATTGCGCAGGCCATTAAGCAGCAATCCGAGCGCGGACTGCTGGAACTGCTCCAGTTCACCGCCTTTATCAGCATCAACCTCGGGCTGCTCAACCTGCTGCCCATCCCGGTGCTGGACGGCGGACATCTGCTGTTTTTCAGCCTTGAAACCATCCTGCGTAAACCGCTTAACGAAAAGCTTCAGGGCGCAGCAACCCGCGTGGGACTGCTGCTATTGCTCTGCCTGATGGCATTTGCAATTTTCAACGATATAGTACGAACATTAAGCAGCAAATGA
- the tsaB gene encoding tRNA (adenosine(37)-N6)-threonylcarbamoyltransferase complex dimerization subunit type 1 TsaB: MSLSIDNNEDLLLAINGAEETLQIVLARRAEDEESYSLLETKKLVVPGRSVNFLVPSIRDSLKLFGYDAGKISRIAIAAGPGSFTGLRLTFAAAAGLSAGSGCPVCAMEYLPIVAKGAALVSGLPVWAVTHSRRMQVYLQGFEPINENGSLSSITPPLPVTIQEAAEVILSYGQKNAMLVGSGLLKNKTFFDEFLADNPQYSAMPARFNIPGEQDILDAAVEAEYSYEMPMPMYLRGSDAEENLEAITRKRGISLEAAREQLKDITPR; this comes from the coding sequence ATGAGTTTATCCATAGATAACAATGAAGACCTTCTGTTAGCCATTAACGGCGCAGAGGAAACTTTACAGATAGTACTGGCTCGCCGTGCAGAGGATGAAGAATCATATTCTTTATTGGAAACTAAGAAATTGGTTGTGCCGGGGCGCTCGGTCAACTTTCTGGTTCCTTCCATCCGGGATTCCCTGAAACTTTTCGGCTACGATGCCGGAAAGATTTCCCGCATTGCCATTGCGGCCGGACCGGGGAGCTTTACCGGACTACGCCTTACTTTTGCAGCCGCTGCCGGACTTTCTGCGGGAAGCGGCTGCCCGGTATGTGCCATGGAATATCTACCTATTGTAGCTAAAGGGGCGGCCCTTGTCAGCGGCCTGCCTGTCTGGGCCGTCACCCATTCCAGAAGAATGCAGGTCTACCTTCAAGGATTTGAACCTATCAATGAGAATGGCAGTTTAAGCTCCATCACTCCGCCTCTTCCGGTCACAATTCAGGAAGCCGCGGAGGTTATTTTATCTTATGGGCAGAAAAATGCTATGCTGGTCGGAAGCGGACTGCTGAAAAACAAAACCTTCTTTGACGAATTTCTGGCCGACAATCCCCAATACTCAGCCATGCCTGCCAGATTCAACATTCCAGGAGAACAGGACATACTTGATGCAGCCGTAGAGGCTGAATATTCATATGAAATGCCCATGCCCATGTACCTTCGGGGATCAGATGCTGAAGAAAATCTGGAAGCAATAACCCGTAAACGGGGCATCTCCCTTGAAGCAGCCCGGGAGCAGCTAAAGGACATTACACCCCGCTAA
- a CDS encoding flagellin, with protein MSLVINHNLMAMNASRNLQESYGNLGVSTRRLSSGLRVGTAADDAAGLAIRELMRADIKSLNQGIRNANDAISMIQTADGALGVIDEKLIRMKELATQAATGTYNSDQRLIIDSEYQAMASEITRIANATDFNGIHLLNGNVSGAHSGAGVQSTGKIKVHFGTANDSAEDYYYVSIGTSTASALGVGLAANNSISTQQIAQESLDTLNNAIISKDKIRANLGALQNRLENTITNLSIQAENIQAAESRISDVDVATEMTEFTRNQILTQSAVAMLSQANSMPRMAMQLIG; from the coding sequence ATGTCCTTAGTAATTAACCACAACTTGATGGCGATGAATGCTTCGCGCAACTTGCAGGAATCATACGGCAACCTCGGTGTATCAACCCGTAGACTTTCTTCAGGTCTTCGTGTTGGAACCGCGGCTGACGATGCTGCAGGTCTCGCAATTCGCGAACTTATGCGCGCAGACATCAAGTCACTCAACCAGGGTATCCGTAACGCCAACGATGCAATTTCAATGATCCAGACCGCTGACGGCGCTCTCGGTGTTATTGATGAAAAGCTCATCCGTATGAAGGAGCTTGCAACTCAGGCCGCAACCGGTACCTACAACTCTGACCAGCGTCTGATCATCGACTCCGAATATCAGGCCATGGCTTCAGAAATTACCCGTATTGCGAATGCAACTGACTTTAACGGCATTCACCTGCTTAATGGTAACGTCTCCGGTGCTCACAGCGGTGCTGGCGTACAGTCTACTGGTAAGATCAAGGTTCACTTTGGTACTGCAAACGACTCCGCCGAAGACTACTATTATGTTTCCATTGGAACCTCCACAGCATCAGCGCTTGGTGTAGGTCTTGCTGCCAACAACTCCATTTCCACCCAGCAGATAGCGCAGGAATCCCTGGATACGCTGAATAATGCGATCATCTCCAAGGATAAGATCCGTGCTAACCTCGGTGCCTTGCAGAACAGGCTGGAAAACACCATTACCAACCTGTCCATCCAGGCTGAAAACATCCAGGCTGCGGAATCCCGCATCTCCGATGTTGACGTTGCAACTGAAATGACTGAGTTCACCCGCAACCAGATCCTGACCCAGTCCGCTGTGGCTATGCTCTCGCAGGCGAACAGCATGCCCAGAATGGCAATGCAGCTCATCGGTTAA
- a CDS encoding flagellar hook protein has protein sequence MSDYTSGNINFTGLGSGTDFQSLIDGLIKLERVHINRLESWKSTWSDKVEKFQELNTALLGLQTSLKSMDTLDEFMSKTVSTSDSDVATATANSEATVTSHTVEVNQLAQNDIIVGYHGTASEKDTYFTSTGEFTFSYAGESITLSNIPAGTTLQGFVSMINAHADTRDKIRAATINDGSEVHLQIYGLDLGAENAVILSNLSGTVYDETDFYRSQNAQNSQIKVDGYPFLAAQWIERDTNTVDDVIPGVTLNLKKTTPAGSPINIGVTTDKEGMVENVQKFVDQTNTVRQMIKDLTSVTTSSDSAKGSILTGNYGVELLVGQRLKDVTASRGIGFSWFHEDPATGNTSGDRYSALSQLGIKTNADSGGANMGLLELDTDELTKALNDDPMAVAKLFSANYLGESESPNLTYLSHISNVTEAGQYNVQYEVSGGKLISASINGHTASVDSTTWQITGGAGTPAAGMAIRVENRADGVYGNSNTKASDAMNVNLKLGKIGEMVGILGEITSEEGPLEILQDNYDSIMKNIDKKIASEEDRIALKKRMLTQKYARLDALLGNYQGKSAQLTASVTQLMKA, from the coding sequence ATGTCTGATTACACCTCAGGAAATATCAACTTTACCGGACTCGGGTCCGGAACAGACTTCCAGTCACTCATCGACGGGCTGATCAAGCTTGAACGAGTCCATATTAACAGACTCGAAAGCTGGAAAAGCACGTGGAGTGATAAAGTTGAAAAATTTCAGGAACTAAACACCGCCCTACTCGGCTTGCAGACTTCACTCAAGTCCATGGATACTCTTGATGAGTTCATGAGCAAGACTGTGAGCACTTCTGACTCAGACGTAGCCACTGCTACAGCAAATAGCGAAGCAACCGTCACATCCCACACAGTTGAAGTTAATCAACTGGCCCAAAATGATATAATAGTTGGATACCACGGTACGGCCTCCGAAAAAGATACATATTTTACCTCCACTGGAGAATTCACATTTTCCTACGCTGGAGAATCAATTACGCTCAGCAATATTCCCGCAGGAACCACCTTGCAGGGATTTGTCAGCATGATTAATGCCCATGCTGACACTCGTGATAAAATCAGGGCCGCAACCATCAATGATGGTAGCGAAGTCCATTTACAAATTTACGGCCTTGATCTCGGTGCTGAAAATGCTGTCATTCTGTCCAACCTATCTGGAACAGTTTATGATGAGACGGACTTTTATCGCTCTCAAAATGCTCAGAATTCACAAATCAAAGTAGACGGATATCCTTTTTTAGCTGCCCAGTGGATCGAACGCGATACAAATACCGTTGATGATGTTATTCCGGGGGTAACCCTAAACCTGAAAAAAACCACTCCCGCAGGTTCCCCTATCAATATTGGTGTAACAACTGATAAAGAGGGGATGGTCGAAAACGTCCAAAAATTTGTCGACCAAACGAACACTGTCCGGCAAATGATTAAAGACCTGACTTCGGTCACGACTTCATCTGATTCTGCAAAAGGTTCAATCCTGACCGGTAACTACGGTGTCGAACTTTTGGTCGGTCAAAGATTAAAAGACGTAACTGCCAGCAGAGGTATCGGCTTTTCCTGGTTTCATGAAGATCCTGCAACCGGAAACACCTCTGGAGACAGATATTCTGCTCTCTCCCAGTTAGGCATTAAAACCAACGCTGATTCCGGCGGAGCCAACATGGGGCTGCTGGAACTCGATACAGACGAGCTTACCAAAGCTTTGAACGACGATCCGATGGCCGTGGCCAAACTTTTTTCTGCTAACTATTTAGGCGAATCAGAATCTCCGAATCTGACTTATTTGTCCCACATCAGCAATGTTACAGAAGCGGGACAATATAATGTTCAGTACGAAGTCTCCGGTGGCAAGCTTATTTCAGCCTCAATCAACGGGCACACCGCATCAGTTGATTCCACAACATGGCAGATAACTGGAGGAGCGGGTACACCTGCTGCAGGTATGGCTATACGTGTAGAAAACAGGGCGGACGGAGTCTATGGCAACTCCAATACCAAAGCTTCTGACGCCATGAACGTCAACCTGAAATTGGGTAAGATCGGCGAAATGGTCGGTATTCTGGGAGAAATCACCAGCGAAGAAGGTCCTCTTGAGATTCTTCAGGATAACTATGATTCCATCATGAAGAATATCGATAAGAAGATTGCATCAGAAGAAGACCGCATCGCGTTGAAAAAACGTATGCTGACGCAAAAATACGCCAGACTGGATGCACTGCTCGGTAACTATCAGGGCAAATCAGCGCAGCTCACTGCCAGCGTAACCCAGTTGATGAAAGCTTAA
- the fliS gene encoding flagellar export chaperone FliS encodes MHKAAQAYLSTQVHTTSKGELLLMLYDAAIKFMKQAKVKINDKDYAAKGILISKAIEVISELTASLNKEKGGELAENLSKLYIYCNTRLLQANLKMDNEKLDEVIKIIDGIASAYREIIPTEEAQAAVPIQTAATANSGTTNINRSFVNDAGYGMPKAQNIPAPNSMRLKKAANAYGGGA; translated from the coding sequence ATGCACAAAGCCGCTCAAGCTTATCTTTCAACTCAGGTCCATACCACTTCCAAGGGAGAACTTCTCCTTATGCTTTATGATGCTGCAATCAAGTTCATGAAGCAGGCCAAGGTAAAGATCAACGATAAGGACTACGCCGCCAAGGGAATTCTTATTTCAAAGGCCATTGAAGTTATCTCAGAACTTACCGCCAGCCTGAACAAAGAAAAAGGTGGTGAACTGGCAGAGAACCTCAGCAAACTTTACATTTATTGCAATACCAGACTGCTGCAAGCAAATCTGAAGATGGATAATGAAAAGCTTGATGAAGTAATAAAGATTATCGACGGAATTGCTTCTGCATACCGGGAAATTATCCCCACTGAAGAAGCACAGGCTGCAGTACCTATCCAGACCGCAGCAACCGCAAACAGTGGCACTACCAATATAAACCGCAGTTTTGTCAACGATGCCGGCTATGGCATGCCCAAAGCTCAGAATATTCCCGCCCCTAACTCCATGCGACTCAAAAAAGCCGCAAACGCTTATGGAGGCGGAGCATAA